A single region of the Zonotrichia leucophrys gambelii isolate GWCS_2022_RI chromosome 9, RI_Zleu_2.0, whole genome shotgun sequence genome encodes:
- the NRROS gene encoding transforming growth factor beta activator LRRC33, giving the protein MEALLPGLSLLLLLLAAGWGGRMDTAWAPSPGGCELVQSIMDCTGRWLSSIPGNLRGDTEELFLDDNTIQVLGNASLLLYPHLWHLSVTRNRLELIEPGAFLSSQGLEVLSLTDNLLFTNYSLTAAALSALPALRMLDLAGNQLREDMVSVLVSNLSSLESLSVARNIIMRLDSSTFTNLTELLELNLEKNYIFEIDNAFEGLQRLQRLNLAYNYLPCLVGFDLTKLRVLNLSNNVIEWFLSMEIDDLFELEVLDLSHNRLLFFPVLPRQSKLHSLLLQDNRMSFYQRLPNGTSLANVTMQFLIIDGNSTNITTVRLWDELCHSNLSSLRLLDMSQNEVWGLPDDFLAQMPSLTHLKLNQNCLEAFHLPEEDPLARLTELDLSQNQLVELGVKVGAGDILPSLQLFNLSTNRLQALPPGIFTHTRKITTLDLSYNRVALCPRPAEAQSLSCVDIRGVETLSHLSLAGCGLQGMGGRPFQGTSLMHLDLSDNRQLLSGDLAWLQDLVLTLQVLSLRNTSLSSTTDLSALSSLVRLDLSGNCLAAFPAWLGALRLRSLDLRDNCLPALPRDLPQQAPLGRSLRELYLSHNPYNCCTLGWWDALQQAQGLRVPDGQEVTCRHGPRALSPGALPQPVLQSCQWHTANMELLYLVLALPTCLTLLVAFVVVFLMLKEKLLKMVKNRCGVSSPY; this is encoded by the exons ATGGAGGCCCTGCTCCCTGgtctctccctgctgcttctcctcctggcaGCGGGATGGGGAGGCAGGAtggacacagcctgggcaccATCTCCTGGGGGCTGTGAGCTT gTGCAGAGCATCATGGACTGCACTGGCAGATGGCTGAGTTCCATCCCAGGAAACCTTCGAGGCGACACCGAGGAGCTGTTCCTTGATGACAACACTATCCAGGTCCTGGGCAatgcctccctgctcctgtaTCCCCACCTCTGGCATCTCAGCGTGACCAGGAACCGCCTGGAGCTCATTGAGCCCGGCGCcttcctcagcagccagggcctgGAGGTGCTCTCCTTGACAGACAACCTGCTCTTCACCAACTACTCGCTGACAGCCGCTGCTCTTTCTGCTCTGCCGGCCTTGAGGATGCTGGATCTGGCTGGAAACCAGCTCAGGGAGGACATGGTGTCAGTTTTAGTCTCAAACCTGTCTTCCTTGGAGTCCCTGTCTGTGGCCAGGAACATAATCATGAGGTTGGACTCATCCACCTTCACAAAcctgacagagctgctggagctgaaccTGGAGAAGAACTACATCTTTGAGATTGACAATGCCTTTGAAGGGCTGCAAAGGCTGCAGAGGCTCAACTTAGCTTACAACTACCTCCCGTGTCTGGTGGGGTTTGACCTGACCAAGCTCAGGGTGCTCAATCTCAGCAACAACGTCATTGAGTGGTTTCTGAGCATGGAAATTGATGACCTCTttgagctggaggtgctggaccTGTCCCACAACCGCCTGCTGttcttccctgtgctgcccaggcagAGCAAGCTGCactccttgctgctgcaggacaaCAGGATGAGCTTCTACCAGCGGCTCCCCAACGGCACCTCCCTGGCCAACGTCACCATGCAGTTCCTGATCATCGATGGCAACTCCACCAACATCACCACGGTCAGGCTCTGGGATGAGCTCTGCCACAGCAACCTCTCCTCCCTGCGCCTCCTGGACATGAGCCAGAACGAGGTCTGGGGCCTGCCAGATGATTTCCTGGCCCAGATGCCCTCCCTGACCCACCTGAAGCTCAACCAGAACTGCCTGGAGGCATTTCACCTGCCAGAGGAGGACCCCTTGGCCAGGCTGACAGAGCTGGACCTCAGCCAGAACCAGCTGGTGGAGCTGGGGGTGAAGGTGGGCGCTGGGGacatcctgcccagcctgcagctcttcaACCTCAGCACCAACAGGCTGCAGGCTCTTCCTCCTGGGATTTTCACCCACACCAGGAAGATCACTACCCTGGACCTCAGCTACAACCGGGTTGCCCTCTGTCCCCGGCCAGCTGAGGCCCAGAGTCTCTCCTGTGTGGACATCAGGGGTGTGGAGACCTTGAGCCACCTCTCCTTGGCTGGCTGTGGTCTGCAGGGCATGGGTGGCCGCCCCTTCCAGGGGACATCGCTGATGCACCTGGACCTCTCTGACAACCgccagctgctctctggggacctggcctggctgcaggaccTTGTCCTGACCCTGCAGGTGCTGTCTCTGAGGAACACCAGCCTCTCCTCCACCACGGACCtctctgccctgagcagcctggtgcgCTTGGACCTTTCTGGGAACTGCCTGGCCGCGTTCCCCGCCTGGCTGGGCGCGCTGAGGCTGCGCAGCCTGGACCTGCGGGACAACTGCCTGCCAGCGCTGCCGCGGGACCTGCCCCAGCAGGCACCGCTGGGCAGGAGCCTGCGGGAGCTCTACCTCAGCCACAACCCCTACAACTGCTGCACGCTGGGCTGGTGGGACGCCCTGCAGCAGGCGCAGGGGCTGCGTGTCCCCGACGGGCAGGAGGTGACCTGCAGGCACGGCCCCCGCGCGCTCAGCCCCGGCGCGCTGCCCCAGCCcgtcctgcagagctgccagtggCACACGGCCAACATGGAGCTGCTCTACctggtgctggctctgcccacCTGCCTGACGCTCCTGGTGGCCTTCGTGGTTGTCTTCCTCATGCTCAAGGAGAAGCTGctgaaaatggtgaaaaatcgGTGTGGGGTGTCCAGCCCTTACTGA
- the CEP19 gene encoding centrosomal protein of 19 kDa — translation MATARSGWTAPGEEREREEMEMEPEDEEEEGEEEDMCFYAPRGRAAGDFDGARMTFTAQKCGICFQPPSIILIYRDNVQEKTRQRIMPIRNFSRYSDCVSAAEQMKNNPRHKPYLEGVSLHQLEKLHRLLRDHLEGQSLSDSLGRYHHEYTIDPEEDMNKLDDKELAQRKSIMDELFEKNRKRRDDPDFVYNVEVDFPQHEHMESCAWDTESDEEM, via the exons ATGGCAACCGCCCGGAGCGGCTGGACCGCCCCGGGGgaggagcgggagcgggaggagatggagatggagccggaggatgaggaggaggaaggagaagaggaagacaTGTGTTTCTACGCCCCCCGAG ggagagctgctggggactTTGATGGTGCCAGGATGACTTTCACTGCACAGAAATGTGGGATCTGCTTCCAGCCCCCCTCCATCATCCTCATCTACAGAGACAACGTCCAGGAGAAGACTCGCCAGCGCATCATGCCCATCAGGAATTTCTCCAGGTACTCAG ACTGCGTCAGCGCTGCTGAGCAGATGAAGAACAACCCCCGGCACAAGCCCTACCTGGAAGGGGTCTCGCTGCACCAGCTGGAGAAGCTGCACAGGCTGCTGAGAGATCATCTGGAAGGACAGAGCCTGTCTGACAGCTTGGGAAGGTATCACCATGAATACACCATTGACCCAGAGGAGGACATGAACAAACTGGATGACAAGGAACTGGCCCAAAGGAAGAGCATCATGGACGAGCTCTTTGAAAAGAACAGGAAGAGGAGGGATGACCCTGACTTTGTTTACAACGTTGAGGTGGATTTCCCACAGCATGAGCACATGGAGTCCTGTGCCTGGGACACGGAGTCAGATGAAGAAATGTGA